The Zalophus californianus isolate mZalCal1 chromosome 6, mZalCal1.pri.v2, whole genome shotgun sequence DNA window GGGGTGGCCGGAGGGGCAACGGGGCTCCCCGGCCCGGCGGGCCCCCCTTCTCTGCGCCCCCCGCCCGTCCCTCCGGCCCCGCGCCCGTACCTGGCGGCAGCaccagcagcggcagcagcagcgggAGCCCCGCGACCCCGGCTCGGCGCGGGTGGGCGCCCATGGTCGCGGGGGGCGCGCGGCCAAGGCGCAGGCGGACTCGGCGGCGACTCCCGGCACAGCCCGCCGGCGCAGAGCCGGAcgccggggcgcggggcgcggagCCGGACGCTGGCCCCTCCCGCCGGTGGGGGCGCCCGAGGCTCGGCGGGCTGTgctcggcgggggcgggggcggaggcgGGGCGTGCGGGGCGTGCGGGGCGGGCGCAGCCTCCCGCCGGCGGGGGTCCTGCTCCCGGGACCACGCGGGGTTGGGGAAGAGGGGTGGCTTTATCCGTCCCGCGTCCCCCGCGCTCGCGGACCTCGGGACCGCCGGGCCGCGGGAGAGGCTCCGACACACCCTCCGAAGGCCTTGGGATCCTGAAGCCGCTGAGTAAGTGCGAAGTGTCCCAGGTGTGATGATGTGATTGCGGGATCGTGTTTTCCTTGTAGTTTGCGGGGGCGGCGGGAGCTGGAGTCGGTGGAAACGGGGTCCGCCGCCAGTGGGTACTTGAGGCTGGAGGAGGACCTGCGGGTTTGCTAGACCGCGCTACTTAGGATAAGTTTGAAATGCTCCCTGAtaacaagtaaaaagaaactcaaagaaaTGAGGCTCCGAAATGGAGCCGTGGGAGGGGCTCCTGCGCTCCGGCCGGTGGCTGGCCGACCCTCCTCTGTCAGCCCGCATCTGCACCTGCGCCGCCggccctgcccaccacccccccccccccgcctcccccccgcccctctacCCCTCTGACTGCCTACccgcgcggggcggggggcactGGCAAGTGAATCGTCTCTAGTATTTACAGAATGGATCACCTTAAACCCAAACAAAAGGAGAGATTTTGCAGGACCCAAGAAATGTAAGAATTGGGGCCAATCTCTCAGGGCCCCATTTAGAGCATTCTCATTCTCTAGGCAAAAACCCCTGCATTTGAAAAGTATTGCAAATCAGATATACAAccaaggacttgtatccagaggatataaagaacccttaaaactcaGAAGTCAGAATAGATAGGTGGTCTTGTGGGGGGTGATGCaagtgttctaaaactggattatgGTGATAAATTTACTAAAACTCGTTGAATTGTACACGTAAAATGGACGAATTTTATACTATGTAGGTTATACCTTGGTAaggtttttaaaatctcaatagTGAGAAAACTAAAACCCAATTTAAAGAATGAGCAAAAGAGTTAGACACCGCACCAAATAGGGTGTacgtaggcaaaaaaaaaaaaaaaaaaaaaatcacaagaaaagatgttcaatatcgtTAGCGGTTcgggaaaagcaaattaagagCTGGCGGATACATCACTTCGCGCCCACTGGGATGGCTGTGATACATCCCTGCCAAGTGCAGATAGGGACCCAGAGCAGTGGTCTCTCTCCTGCCTTGCGTGGGGGGATGCAGGGTGGTATGGGGGCTCCAGAGCCCCATCTGACCACGTCCTGGAAGTTAAACAGCCATTTTCCACGTAACCCGGCGATCACACTCCTGGGCGTTTATCGAGAGGGGTGAAAACTCTTGTTCACACAAAACCCCATAGACGTGAACGttttatagcagctctattcgCAGCTAACTGGTCACTACCTCAGTGGGCGTCCGCGTCCACAGGACAGACTACTTACTGCTCAGCAAGAGACAGAATGGGTGCCTGTACCGACACGGGtgacctcaagggcattatgttGAGGGACAAGAGTTGCCCACCCTCCGGAGGTTGCACACTGTGTGGTTCATGGGCATGGCATCTGGAGAAGACCAGGCGGTGGGGAGGCcctcagtggttgccagggactggccAGGAGGGAGGTGTTTGGGTGATCAGGCTCTCCCGTGTCCTGATGACACACATCTGCACGTGTTAACGTTCAGAGAACGATACacaaaaagtcaattttattgtatgattaaaaaaacagaatttttaaaaagtcctctaTTGCCCAAGTATTTTAAGAGCCTgtcacatgccaggcactgggcgaAACCAGCGGAAGGACCAGTCAGAGCATCGGTGAGGGGACAGCTCAGCCTGGCCTGGGTCTGAAACAGGTGTCCAGGGCTGTGGAGCGTGGTGGAGAGGGTCCTTCTGTCAGAAGGGGAGCCAGGGACGGCTGCTGGGAGGGGGCATCTGAGCTTGAAGAAGGAACAGGagtcagtcattcattcattcaacatttattaagcacctgctgtgtgccgaGCGCTGTCCCAGGCCCTGGGGTTGTGCAGCGAACTTGAAGAACCAGGTTCCTGCTGTCCCAGAGCTCACACTGGAGTGGCTGAGCTGTGGACAAGAGACGCACTACCAGGTGAGAATTCCGGTCCCCAGGAGGGCTGGAGGAAGGCGGGGTGACTGGGGAAGGCCTGACGGGGACATGACATGGGGACAGAGGATGCACCGGATGCTGCAGCCACTGCGGGAGCATGGGGGGCACCGGGGGGTGAAGGTGCAGCCAGTGCAGAGGCTTTGAGCTGGAAAGCGTCCTGAAGCGTGTGCGGGGCTGAGAGAAGACCGGGGAGCGGAGGGCAGCGGGGTGACAGTGTGGCCGGGATGTGGGCAGGGTTCTGGGCACGTCCTTCTCTCCGGTGCAGGGAAGGAGGCTGGCCGGAGTCACTCTGTCCGAAGCCCCTGCGGCTGGGCTTCCCTTCAGCGCGGGCAGCCCCCTGCTTCcgtcctgccctcccccagctgtgGCTGTTTGTTTGACAGGGTTGACGGCCGAGGGACTCGGGTCCTCTCACCCTGCAGCCCCGGGGCCCTTGGGCAGGCAGGGCAGACTAGGACCCCTCGGAGGGTGTGTGGGTCTggaagaggggaggcaggaagagcCCCACGGTGCCGAgcacacacacaaccacaaaCACCCACAGGAACAGCCGGTCGACCACCATGGCCACGTACTTCCAGTCCTCGACGACCTGCAGGCAGACAGAGCGGCCGTTAGGGGCACCCGGACCTCCCTGGTCTCCTTCCCCCACGCGGGGCCCTCGCTGTGGGCCAGGGAGCCCCCAGGCTGGTGTGGCCACCCCCCAGCTGCAGCGTTGCAggactccccccccacccccccgacagGCACCGGCGGGACAGAAGCGACAGATGGAAGGGTTAGTAATGGTAATACCACTAATACTGAGCAGTGTGACTGGAGAACCACATCATGGCGAGTCCCCTTCTCTTACTTTgagccccagcctcctgcctgggTTCTGCCCAAAGGAAGATTTGGGGCCCACCTCTCCGTGTGGGGGGCAGGACACCTGGAAACCTGGCTGTGGAATCTGCTCAGTTCCCTAACACTGTGGACGGAGACCGGCCTCCCTCGGCTTCgtcacctccccctgcccccacttcccaGAGCCTCCGTGGGCACCCTGGTCTgtcgccccccaccccacccccgaccctAGGCCCGTCTGACGCCTCTGCCCGTGTTTCCCGCTGGAGAGTGGCCTGACCTGAACTCAGCAGAGGCTCTGGGCTTGGAAATTTGGGCAGCAGCGGACGAGGCGACATCAGTGACCCAGTTTGTCAGGGCCCCTCCAGGGCGATCCCGTGTCAGgcggccccccccaccccccaggaccGGCAGGCCCCGAGCAGCCTGCGCCCCGTGTGGCCTCTGCTTGGCTCTCTGAGGTTTCATTTTGACAGCCCTCATTTAAGACGACtgtatttttggtgtgtgtgacttttcccctttttatatttgctatttACAGCGACCAGTTAATGGGGGGGGTGCTGAAGATGAGCCGCAGCCTGGGTCTGTGCTCGGAAGGGGGCAAACCAGGCCGGAGGAAGGTGGCCAGCGTGCGCTcaaggcaggcagggaggtgtGAGGACAGCAGAGATCCGCTCTGGCCTGTACCGGCTGCGTGGCCCCGGGCCAGGCAGCGCGCGTCTCTGAGCCTCGCGCTCCCCGACGTGGAGTGGGGTTCGCATACATGCCTCTTGCCATGGTTcctgggggggtgggcagtgatGTAGGTCTGGTCCTGGCAGAGCACCCAGCGTGTACTCGGGGCTCAGGGAAATGGTGATTGTAATAATGGGGGACCCCGCCTGGTTGCTCCCCGCAAGAGGCTTTTGCTTAATTGAATTAGAAATGGCGGGAGGCACGTGAGTGTCACGGGGCGGGGGGACCTTTAGAAGAGGGCGCTCAGGGCGGGTGGCGGCTCAGCCAGGAGCAAGGACACCAGGCTTCTCAGCCTGAATGTGTGCACAGAGCACCGGGGGAGGGGTCACAGGTGCAGGCTCAGGGGGCCTCCCAGAGAGGCCTGGGCTCACTCAGAACGCGGCCCTTGTGGCCCCAGAGCCGGACCATGAGCAGTTACCCAGGGGTTCCCTGTAGCCAGCAGGGCCCCGCGCTATGTATCAGCATCTGGGACCCAGGCGATTAGCCGATGCCGAGCTGCTGGatggttttaaaagaaagaaagcacaaccAAAAGTGAAATCTGATGGTCTTCTAGAGCTGTGCTTCTCGAGCTGGACTGTGACATGAGGTCTGCTGAAAATGCAGACTCTGAGTCCAGTGCGGGCCAGGCCGGGCTGCATTTGTAAGTGGCGGCGCTGCTGGCCCTGGCCGAGCTCCGAGGAGCTCCCGTGCCACGTCCCGTTGGTTACGTGCTCTTCCTCTTTCATGGGGTGGTCCTGGAGCTTCTGCAGCCTGCTCCTGTCCCTCCAACTAGCGGAAACCCGTGCTTTCCCCTGAGAAGGCGGCCGGTGCAAGGTGAGCACGAGGCTGTGCCCTCCTTCTCCCCCGCAGCTGCAGGCCGCCGGGCAGGGGGTCTGCTCTGTAAGGTGTTGGAATGAGAGCATTCACAGCACCGTGACTCAGCAGCCCTCCTGCCTGGTGCAGACACATCCTGCTCTGCGTTCAGTTACCACCAGCCTGGCCCGTGAGGCCTGGGAGACCCTCTCCATTAGTGCCCCTGGCTTTGTCCTGTGACAGTAAACGTAACCTCTCTTTGCAAATCTGTCATCACATTATCACCGTACCAGCAGTGACGTTCTAACTGCTTTTCTGTACTCCCCAAAGGTGTCCCGTTTGTGGGGCTTGTTGGCAAGCTGGGGGACAAGGGGAGCGGGTGCCCTTGGTGCCCGGCCCACCCTCGTCCCCAAGACTGAGGTCCCCTTCCAGCCCAGTGACAGCCACCAGCTCGGGGTGTCCGTGGCTCCCGTGGCTCCTGCCTCCTCGGCCCCAGCGTGAGCCTGGACGAGCTGGGGAGGGACTGCCCGGGGCCACCCTCTGCCCCTGGGGGTGGGAGCCGAGGGGTGTGTGCTTCCCTGcatcctcagagcctccagagcCCATGGCAGTCATGGGCAGCCTGCTCTGCCTTCCCTGGTCTCCCCGGGGCCCTCCCTGAGCTTCCTGAGCTCACTCTGCAGGTGAACTGCCTTTGCCTGGGCCCTCAACTCAGGGCTGCTTCTGGggaccccaaaacaaacaaaaaatgggtCCTTGgtacttccttcctcttccctgatGCCTGGAGCTACAATAAAACAGTTCAGTTTTGGGTTCCACGCTCCAGCCAAGGGTCTGGGCGCTCTGTCCCGTGAGTGAACTGCGGGCAGTGGGGCAGGGACCGGGCTGGGGACTTACACTCTGGTCTTGGTCATCACTCCTCATGTGCTGGGCAATGAAGCTGACACCCTCTAATGCGTCCTGCACATCCTGCCGGAACCTCCCGGAAGACCTCAGCTGGAAACCCCGGGCCGTGCCCGCCGCATTGGAGCCGGACCCGGAGCCGGCCAGGGACTTGGGGGCTGCAGAGGCAGGATTCACAAAGTACATGGAGCTCCCATAGAGGTTGGGGGCGCTGGCTGGACCCGTGGCTGAGGCGGAGGTGGCCTCGGACCGGGTCGGGCgaggctggcagggctggggggtcCTCGAGGGGCTGCTGTCCGGGCGCTTCATGAAGAGGAAGGTGGGCAGCTTGTGTAGGAAGCAGCGCCGGACCCAGGGCGCCATGGTGTGCGTGCTGGGCGAGCGGTGGTGCACGTTGAGCACGCACACGCTGGTGACGATGGAGAAGGTGACGAGCACCATGGTGAACATGAGGTACTTGCCGATGAGCGGCACGTCCAGGGAGGTGGGCGGCACGATCTTGGAGATGAGCAGCAGGAAGACGGTGAGCGCCAGCAGCACGGAGATGCACAGCGTCATCTTCTCGCCGCAGTCGGACGGCAGGTAGAACACAAGGATGGCCAGCGAGGTGATGAGCACGCAGGGGATGATGAGGTTGATGGTGTAGAAGAGCGGCTTGCGGCGGATGATGAAGTCGTAGGTCACGTCCACGTAGCTGGGGTCCTGCGGGTTCACGGTCCGCCGGCCGGGCAGTGCCACGATGTCCCACTCGCCGCTGGGGGTGAAGTCGTCCATGCTGGCCGTGGGGGACTTGAGCACCATGTCGATCTCTGTGTGGTCGTAGGTCCAGGAGCGGAACTTGAGGGTGCAGTTCTGCTGGTCGAACGGGAAGTGCTTTACCTCGATCTTGCAGGCGCTCTTGTAGATGGCGGGCGGCAGCCAGAAGATGCTGCCGTTGGAGCGGACCACCACGTTGGTGTAGAGAGACACCTCGTAGGTTCCATCGGCGCTAGAGGCATGGAGAAGAGAACATGGGGAACTTGCCAGCGAGTCCTTGGGACTGTTTCTCAGCGGCCATCCTTCCAGCCCCTGGCGCCCTCCCTGAAAAGGCCAACTTCCTGTGGCCCCCGTGTGGCACAGAGCGCCCTTCACATGGATGAGCTCACGTGTGCCTCACAGTCATCGGAGGTGGGTTTTCCTAGGACCcgcattttacaaatggggacaccgaggctcagagaggttcagtgacttcTTAAAGGTCAGAAAACTAGGAAGCAGTCCAGTGAGGACCTGAACTTGGTTCATGCTTCTGCTGGGAACACTGTGACCCCACGAGACCCTCTCGCTCCCTCCGTGCACCCAAGATATTGATGCGACCAACACCCAGCACTGACAGAGCATCTGAGGGCCAACGAGATAGGATGGAGACCAGAAAGAGCACTGGATTCGGGGTCCAGACGCTGGCTCTGGGCCCAGCTGTGCCCGAATGAGTGAGTGGGGCTCTCCCCCCTTCTCCGGGCCTCCAATGCCCCACCTGCCATGGAGGGTGCTGGGTCTGCCCATTTCCTTTTCCCGCCTGACCGCCTGGAGGTCTGAGTGAAGCACAGATGAGGCCCAGGGCTGGCCTCAGGACCCGAGGACCCCTAGAGTCCAGGCCTGCTGCCCTGACCTGGCTCTCACCTCCTCGGCCAACCCTGCCACTCACTTGTTGTAAAGCACAATGTCTGGCAGCCAGATGCGCTTTGCAGGGATCCTCAGGATGTTCACGCCTTCATAGTGGGAGCTGTTCCAGGCCAGGCGGTAGTCGGTCCACTCCTGAGCAGACAGGCACGGCCCTGTAAGTTGGAGGCCCGTAGCCACCAAGGGGGTGGCCCTGGAAGAAATGCCTCCTGGGCTGGGGACCCTGCAGGACACTTACCTGTTTCAGCCAGACATTGGTGGTCATGATCTGTTCTCGCTCATTCTGGGGAGGGAAACGGGGATATCCACTTACCAGGTGGGAGGAGCCCTCACACACAGACCCCACGTTGTCACACAGAAGCCTCGGGGCTCCAGGGCCACATGCCCAGCCGCTGACCCACCATCTCTGGGATGGCTCAGAGGTATTTCACACCCCACGTGTCTGGGACAAAAGCTTGTGATTGTCACCCAGATCGGGTCCTCTGCTGGTATTGCCTCCCCCAGCCGTGCCGCTCCATAGGCCAGAAACCTGGGGGCAGTCTCTGCACCCCAttctctgaccccccccccccccagggtgtCCTGTAGATGGAACCCTCTGCGTGCATCTCAGACTTGTCTGCTTCTGTCATGGCTGCCGGCAGTATCCACCAGCTGGACAACTGCAGTCGCCTCCCCGCTggccctcctcctcaccccacgCCTCCTCGTCCCACTGTCTCTGCTCAGCAGCCAGGGGATCCTTTCAAAAGGCTCCTCTCAACCTCTCAGACTGTGTTGCTCAGCTGAAAACCCCCACTCTTACCCCACGTCCCCCAGTGTCCCTCCTCcgtcctccccccagctcccgaagtttcttcataatttatttatttttcatagtggtaaaatgcacataaaatttgCCACGTTAATGGCAGTTGGTGTAAAGTTTTTGTCTGATCACTCCAATATCCAAaccatctgtgtgtctgtttcctttgtctttttttctctcagtctTTTTTCATTTGGTCTTGTCTTACTGTGTGCCTAGTGCATTTTTATCTGCTTTCATAGGCCTCCAGGGAGAACTGACTTCGGCATAATGGCAGATGGAGGAGGGGCCGATCCCCTTCATCTGGTCTGTGTCTGAGCTGGTTCACAGCAGGTTTAGTTGTTTTGAGAGCTGGCCTACTTTTGATTCATTTTTACTCTGATGGGTGGTCTTTTCAGGGTCTCCGCATCTCGTGGGGCCCGAACGCTGGCATGTGTCCCCAGCCCTGCGAGAGCACCAGACACTCAGCTGGGCTCCAGCCTCGCAGCCACCATGCTGCCCTCTCCTTAGCCCCTCGGCCTTTTAGCATGTCCCTGTCATCATGTGCAGGGACAAGCGCCATAGACCGAGGGTCTCCTCCTGGAACCTGGTCCCTTGAGTCCTGGCTGAGCTCTCCAAGACTGTCACACAGAGATTAATGGAGTGGGAGGCATTTTTACACAGCTTTTCTAGTTGTTCTTGTGGAAAGGCTAGTCTGCAACTCTGAATGCCTTCAtctgtctttaaaaacattttttttttaagttgtggtaAAACTTACATACAGTGAAGTGCATAGGTTTTAAGCAAACAGTTTGATCAATTTGAGCAAATGTATTACCCACGTGGCCCACCTCCGTTCAGGCTCTATCGCTCAGGAATTCTCTTGTGTCTCAGTTCTGTCCGTCCCTCCCCAGCGGCTGCAGAACACGCCCGAGGAGGACAGCTCAAGGCCTGGCCACCCCAGGGAGCTTCTTGGGAGGGCCTGCACACACTCCTTGCTTCCTCCCTGGAAACTTCCATCTTTAAACTGGTCATGCCCATAACCCTCCCTCCTGGAAAACCAGGTCCTGGAATACAGAAGAAATAAACCCTCGGACCGAATACCTATTCTCCGTACAGCGTTCGGGGTGATCACCGCTCACAGGAGCACACTCACAGCATAGGGTGGGAGCCCTCCTCCTTCTGGTAACTTCTGTGACCTCCCACGGCCCACAGGGTAGATCTGGCAGGGGCAGCCTTAGCCTGGAAGCGCTACCACAGGCACCTGCCTGTTTCCCCTGAGCAGGGCAGCAGCCGTGGAGTGGCATCTGGGCTCACCCCGTTAAGCAAAACACCTTTGGCTGCACCGTAAACTCCAACACTAGCCTGGCCTGGCTCCTTGTTCTTCCCAGGCGGcctgcagaggggagagggacagaaagccCAGGCTGTCCGTCCCCTCCCCCATTGTCTGGCTGTGCTTCCTCCCAGGGGACCCTCCTCCCAGCCTTCTGGGGGGCGTTGCTTGGAGGGGGTGGGTTTGTGGGGGCCACCTGTCCCCAGGAGGTTCAGCCCCCCCGTTACCTCCTTCCCCACGACCAGATGCGGTGCCCTACGGTGctcccctcccagctccttcCCGGGCGGGTTCCAACCCCGTGTCTGGGGCTGTGGGAAGGCCACACGGGGAAGGTTAACCGTGGGCCGTGGTTCCTGCAGACACTCTCAGCTCAGAgacaaggaggggagagggggagctcCCCGGCACCTCAGcacccctacccctgccccacATCCACACACCAGGAGCTGACAGCCCTACTGGTGGAGTCTGCAAGCTGTTCCTCCTTCCCATGCCCGCGGTGGCTGCCCTCACCTGTCCAGactctcacccccaccccgggcaGCGGCTGCCTCTGGTCCTGTCCCCACACCGGGGCCTCGGTACCCATCAGGTCCCACAGCCTCATTCCTCTGTCCCCCGACGAGTGGGGGGACGTGGGGGCCTCTGTTGGGCAGGCTAGGGGAGGGCGATGATAGGGTACAGCTGCCAGGACAAGGAGAAGTTTATGGCCATGGTGGACGCCCACCCAGCGGTCATTGCCCCTTCACATCTTTGTTAACAGAACCATGACTTTGTTAGGTATTGGACACCCAGCATCTTCCGGGCCTCCTGACCGGCACGGACGGCGACCCAGAGCTCCGGCACCGCCGGGTCCCCGACTGACTGACCGGCACGGAGGCACTGGCCTGCTCTCGCTGGGTTCTCAGTGTTTTGGCCACTGGGACTTGGATGTTCTGTGGCTTGAAGTTAAAGCATTTTCATCGATGTTGAGATCTGGGATTAACGGTGGCCCCGAACGGTAGGATTGGTGTGCACGCAGCGGGCAGGGCTCGCCCAGCAAGGACGAGAGTGCAAGGCCGGCCTGCAGTTCCGGGACCAAGGAGTCACAGCACTGAGGTGGTCAGGCCTCCAGTTTAGGTGGACTCCTGAACATATGCATATGGAAAAGGAGCAGACAAGCGATCTGACCTGGTCTAGAGGTCTGGGCCAAGCCAGAggtgcccccagccccacactccGGCTACCCGGCCTGGACGGGGGCGGCCAGCACCTACCACGCTGATGAGCTGGGCCAGGGACAGCTGCAGCTGGATGGAGATGAGCTGGGCCGAGCTGGTGGCCGGGCGGATCAGGTTGTTGTAGCGGGTTCGGTTTAGAAGGTCATCTACCAGCCTCTCCTCTGCATTGGCCACACGGCAGTCCCCTGGGGAGACACACGGTCAGACCTGCTGGGCCCTCCCTGCTGGCCGCCAAGGGGAGAGCGGGGCCGGGTGCACAGAGGCCGGGGGCGGgctgccccctccttcctccccttcccactAGGATGAAGGGCAGCCCACACCCGGACGCTGCGTCCAGAAACGGGGTGCTGCCTGCAAGTCTCTCTGCACCCCAAGTCTATCCGTCTGTTCTCCCGCTCCCCGACTCTAGCCCGGGTCATGGAGCACAGCCCGGGCTCTTCCTGTAG harbors:
- the CHRNB4 gene encoding neuronal acetylcholine receptor subunit beta-4, which gives rise to MRSAQPLVLFSLVALCRRGDCRVANAEERLVDDLLNRTRYNNLIRPATSSAQLISIQLQLSLAQLISVNEREQIMTTNVWLKQEWTDYRLAWNSSHYEGVNILRIPAKRIWLPDIVLYNNADGTYEVSLYTNVVVRSNGSIFWLPPAIYKSACKIEVKHFPFDQQNCTLKFRSWTYDHTEIDMVLKSPTASMDDFTPSGEWDIVALPGRRTVNPQDPSYVDVTYDFIIRRKPLFYTINLIIPCVLITSLAILVFYLPSDCGEKMTLCISVLLALTVFLLLISKIVPPTSLDVPLIGKYLMFTMVLVTFSIVTSVCVLNVHHRSPSTHTMAPWVRRCFLHKLPTFLFMKRPDSSPSRTPQPCQPRPTRSEATSASATGPASAPNLYGSSMYFVNPASAAPKSLAGSGSGSNAAGTARGFQLRSSGRFRQDVQDALEGVSFIAQHMRSDDQDQSVVEDWKYVAMVVDRLFLWVFVVVCVLGTVGLFLPPLFQTHTPSEGS